The following coding sequences are from one Methanohalophilus halophilus window:
- a CDS encoding galactose-1-phosphate uridylyltransferase, which yields MSQIRKHYFMDEYCIIAPRRNKRPSDYADSIFEKKTSECVFCEGYEDNTPPATAVYKNEEILQDTDNSRIKNWGIRCFPNRYPALSSKSERPSDTISTTMEGYGFHEVIVETPKHSHKVSNFSDDEIMLFMKAYQDRVTYYQSLEKIAYVSLFKNEGQKAGASIAHAHSQLIALPFIPPELKREVEVIKASETCPYCNIIVEECGGPRLLYHNEEFIVIAPYFSKVPYELWILPQRHINHISDFTEDMLGLLGDAIIFSLSSINNILKEVPYNYMFYQLQDDPKYHFNLRIQPVTSIAAGFEKNTGIYINTMPPENAVQQLKNNIS from the coding sequence ATGTCGCAGATACGCAAGCACTATTTTATGGATGAATATTGCATAATAGCACCAAGGAGAAATAAACGTCCTTCTGATTATGCAGACAGCATTTTTGAAAAAAAGACTTCAGAATGTGTATTCTGTGAAGGTTATGAAGACAATACACCTCCGGCCACTGCTGTTTATAAGAATGAAGAAATTTTACAGGACACAGATAACTCCAGAATAAAGAACTGGGGTATAAGGTGTTTTCCTAACCGTTATCCTGCACTTTCCTCAAAATCTGAAAGACCTTCAGATACAATATCTACAACAATGGAGGGTTATGGATTCCATGAAGTAATTGTAGAAACACCTAAGCATTCTCATAAGGTTTCTAATTTTTCAGATGATGAAATAATGCTTTTCATGAAAGCCTACCAGGACCGTGTAACCTATTATCAATCACTGGAAAAAATAGCTTATGTTTCTCTTTTTAAAAATGAGGGGCAAAAAGCAGGTGCTTCTATTGCACACGCCCATTCCCAATTAATAGCATTGCCATTTATCCCCCCGGAGCTTAAGAGGGAAGTTGAAGTAATCAAGGCTTCTGAAACCTGCCCTTACTGCAATATCATAGTGGAAGAATGTGGAGGTCCACGTTTATTATACCATAACGAGGAATTCATAGTTATTGCCCCTTATTTTTCAAAGGTTCCCTATGAATTATGGATCCTTCCCCAAAGACACATAAATCACATCTCAGATTTCACCGAAGATATGCTGGGACTTTTGGGAGATGCGATTATTTTTTCCCTTTCATCAATAAATAATATTTTAAAAGAAGTGCCCTATAATTACATGTTCTACCAGCTTCAGGATGACCCCAAATACCACTTCAACCTGAGGATACAACCGGTAACATCGATTGCAGCTGGTTTTGAAAAAAATACAGGGATCTACATCAATACCATGCCACCTGAAAATGCCGTACAGCAACTAAAAAATAATATAAGTTGA
- a CDS encoding glycoside hydrolase family 15 protein has translation MIRQPNVMVGNEKLLVTMGKKGELVTFFYPARDWAQHLVDSQACIYAEGKLIWSNNHEWAVKQEYLEEANIVNTELKHPTDIRMSILDFVHPSLPVLIRKYEICSHKKFHGKFFYYSNLRVGDTHEKNSAFCDEKANLLVQYRHSCHLGITSVPRFTQWQVGKSSDRVWWTNAKYDMEDGQLQNNPEDIGKLNNAIGWNLDLEPGEKKTITVFLGAASGRNTLYKRMRFISSIPIEKMLDKTKEHWLKWLSRKKAVQLPELENQPNFRKSLYDMYDRALLCLNLLSDDANGSFVAAPEFDHDFEMCGGYGFCWNRDSAEVVTALLDASYPDYCARFFKWCKRTQLTDGSWFQRYWLDGKEAPSWGNFKSSTQIDETGSTLFAIEKYYHILEGVEKLEFLDDMWVTVLSGAEYLMKRTPSGLHEPCRGLWETYKGIFSYTNASIYGGLKGAAIMAKDYGEPELAERWDERAALIKKTTIEKMWLNDGYFGRGIIDDALDATMDASIIGAFVPFGMLSTEDQKEREMIISMIYKVAEKLKVPVNGYFGIKRFEDDNYIGGNPWVVTTLWLSRAMLTLAVSGHVKAEERTRLMDSGLEYIKWSIRGTTCTGLLPEQVDKHTGKPAWAIPLSWSCALMITNILLLNESINDETTNVG, from the coding sequence TTGATAAGGCAACCCAATGTCATGGTCGGTAATGAGAAATTACTGGTAACAATGGGCAAGAAAGGGGAATTGGTCACTTTCTTTTATCCTGCCAGAGATTGGGCACAGCATTTAGTGGATTCACAGGCTTGTATTTATGCCGAAGGGAAGCTTATCTGGTCAAATAATCATGAATGGGCAGTAAAACAGGAATATTTAGAAGAAGCAAATATAGTAAATACCGAACTTAAACATCCTACAGATATAAGGATGTCCATTCTGGATTTTGTCCATCCTTCTCTTCCGGTCCTTATCCGAAAATATGAGATATGCTCCCACAAGAAGTTCCACGGAAAGTTCTTTTATTATTCCAATCTGCGTGTGGGAGATACTCATGAAAAAAATTCTGCATTCTGTGATGAAAAAGCCAACTTACTGGTGCAGTACAGGCATTCCTGCCATCTGGGAATAACTTCAGTACCCAGGTTCACCCAGTGGCAAGTTGGTAAATCTTCAGACAGGGTTTGGTGGACCAACGCGAAATATGACATGGAAGACGGACAGCTACAGAACAATCCTGAAGATATTGGAAAACTAAACAATGCAATAGGATGGAATCTCGATCTGGAACCTGGAGAGAAAAAAACGATTACGGTATTCCTGGGGGCTGCTTCGGGGAGAAACACACTGTATAAAAGGATGCGTTTTATTTCCAGTATCCCTATTGAGAAAATGCTGGATAAAACCAAAGAACACTGGTTAAAATGGCTATCAAGAAAAAAGGCAGTACAACTGCCAGAACTTGAAAACCAGCCGAATTTCCGTAAATCCCTCTATGACATGTACGACAGGGCTTTGCTCTGCCTGAACCTTTTAAGTGATGATGCCAACGGCTCTTTTGTTGCAGCCCCGGAATTCGATCACGATTTTGAAATGTGTGGAGGTTATGGTTTTTGCTGGAACCGGGACTCTGCAGAAGTGGTCACTGCCCTGTTGGATGCCTCTTATCCGGATTATTGTGCCAGGTTCTTTAAGTGGTGCAAAAGAACCCAGCTTACCGATGGTTCATGGTTCCAGAGATACTGGCTGGATGGAAAGGAAGCACCTTCATGGGGTAATTTTAAGAGTTCAACCCAGATTGATGAAACGGGATCAACTCTGTTTGCAATCGAAAAATATTATCATATCCTCGAAGGTGTCGAAAAACTCGAATTTTTGGATGATATGTGGGTCACTGTATTGAGTGGAGCTGAATACCTGATGAAAAGAACTCCAAGCGGGCTACATGAACCCTGCCGAGGATTGTGGGAGACATACAAAGGTATTTTCAGTTACACCAATGCATCCATTTATGGAGGCTTAAAGGGAGCTGCCATAATGGCAAAGGATTATGGCGAACCTGAACTTGCCGAGCGTTGGGATGAGCGTGCCGCACTTATAAAAAAGACCACTATCGAGAAAATGTGGTTAAATGACGGCTATTTTGGAAGGGGAATCATAGACGATGCCCTTGATGCCACTATGGATGCAAGTATAATCGGCGCTTTTGTCCCTTTTGGGATGCTATCAACTGAAGACCAGAAGGAAAGAGAAATGATCATCTCAATGATCTATAAGGTAGCCGAAAAACTGAAAGTACCCGTCAATGGATATTTTGGAATCAAACGATTCGAAGATGACAATTACATAGGAGGTAATCCATGGGTTGTCACAACACTATGGTTATCCAGGGCAATGCTGACACTTGCAGTTTCGGGACATGTCAAAGCAGAAGAAAGGACCAGACTTATGGATTCGGGCCTTGAATACATAAAATGGTCTATAAGAGGCACCACCTGCACCGGTCTATTACCCGAACAAGTAGATAAACATACGGGAAAACCTGCCTGGGCTATCCCCCTAAGCTGGAGCTGTGCCCTGATGATTACCAACATTCTACTGCTGAACGAATCAATAAATGACGAAACAACTAATGTTGGATAA
- a CDS encoding glycosyltransferase family 4 protein has translation METLRIGMFAWESLHSIKVGGIAAHVTELAETLASMGHEVQVFTRKGCYRDYDEINGVHYQRVDHDSSGDIVHQMNSMCDSMYDRFKSFKNHYGDFDILHGHDWHPVNVLCRIKKKYESPFVLTYHSTEWGRNGNYPGNWRGSDEISHREWKGGYEASQVIATQEQFKKEIQNLYKVPDYKISLVPNGIYPGKMEKDVDPDEVKTRHGIDPSSPVVLFTGRMSYQKGPDMLVDAIPHVLDNERDTNFVFIGEGDMRTHCERMAYDMGIKDSCHFLGYAPTDVLTDWMNTAEMACVPSRNEPFGIVVLEAWDACRPVVATDAINLIDNFSNGILSYRHSGSVAWGINYALDGLNGPYTKQMGINGNKLAKTKYNWNNIAKHTLDTYRRAMEI, from the coding sequence GTGGAAACTTTAAGAATTGGTATGTTTGCCTGGGAGAGCCTTCACTCCATAAAAGTAGGAGGAATCGCGGCACATGTGACAGAACTTGCAGAAACTCTTGCTTCAATGGGGCATGAAGTGCAGGTATTCACGCGTAAAGGCTGTTACAGGGATTATGATGAGATAAATGGTGTTCATTACCAGCGTGTTGATCATGATAGTTCCGGAGATATTGTTCACCAGATGAACAGTATGTGTGATTCAATGTACGACAGGTTCAAATCTTTCAAGAATCATTATGGTGATTTCGACATCCTGCATGGTCATGACTGGCATCCAGTCAATGTTTTATGCAGGATTAAGAAAAAATATGAATCTCCCTTCGTCCTCACATATCACAGCACCGAATGGGGGAGGAATGGAAATTACCCTGGCAATTGGCGGGGTTCAGATGAGATATCGCACAGGGAATGGAAAGGTGGGTATGAAGCCTCGCAGGTAATTGCTACTCAGGAACAGTTCAAAAAAGAGATCCAAAATCTTTACAAGGTACCTGATTATAAAATATCCTTAGTGCCAAACGGTATCTATCCCGGAAAGATGGAAAAGGATGTCGATCCTGATGAAGTCAAAACAAGACATGGGATTGATCCTTCTTCACCGGTAGTACTCTTCACAGGACGTATGAGTTACCAGAAGGGTCCGGATATGCTTGTTGATGCTATCCCCCATGTACTTGACAATGAAAGAGATACTAATTTTGTATTTATTGGTGAAGGTGATATGAGAACACACTGTGAGCGGATGGCATATGATATGGGGATAAAAGATTCTTGTCATTTTCTAGGCTATGCCCCAACAGATGTATTGACAGATTGGATGAATACAGCCGAAATGGCATGTGTTCCCAGCCGCAACGAGCCTTTTGGTATAGTTGTACTGGAGGCATGGGATGCATGCAGGCCTGTAGTAGCTACGGATGCCATAAATTTGATTGATAACTTCTCTAATGGAATTCTCAGTTATAGGCATTCAGGGTCAGTAGCATGGGGAATTAATTATGCACTGGATGGGCTCAACGGTCCTTATACTAAACAGATGGGAATCAATGGCAATAAATTGGCCAAGACGAAGTATAATTGGAATAATATTGCAAAGCATACTCTTGATACTTATAGGAGAGCGATGGAAATCTAA
- a CDS encoding HAD family hydrolase has protein sequence MLQNGEIRGLVFDCYKTLIDIKTKEESHSTNEAVSNWLRYQGVSISAQDFRDEYVAKVMYRINHSEHEHPEIRVEEIFSEICRENAIWEIDDYWLGIETAKVFRNASVRRMRAYPESIRLLEKYRHMPKCIVSNGQRVFSEQELKYLGLFDHFDHVIFSSDYGYKKPDTRLFHEALNRLGCAPGEVVSIGDTPRNDIHAPQSIGMKAIHVHDAWKHHS, from the coding sequence ATGCTACAAAATGGCGAGATAAGAGGATTGGTATTTGATTGCTATAAGACTTTAATTGACATAAAAACAAAGGAAGAAAGCCATAGTACAAATGAAGCGGTAAGTAACTGGTTGCGTTACCAGGGAGTAAGTATTTCTGCACAGGATTTCCGGGATGAATATGTGGCCAAGGTCATGTACCGAATCAACCATTCGGAACACGAGCACCCTGAAATAAGGGTAGAAGAGATTTTTTCAGAAATCTGCAGGGAAAATGCCATATGGGAAATCGATGACTATTGGCTTGGGATTGAAACCGCGAAAGTATTCAGAAATGCGTCAGTAAGACGTATGAGAGCTTATCCTGAAAGTATCCGGTTACTTGAAAAATATAGGCATATGCCAAAATGTATTGTTTCCAATGGACAGAGAGTTTTCTCCGAACAGGAATTGAAATACCTCGGACTATTCGACCATTTTGATCATGTGATATTCTCTTCAGACTATGGATACAAAAAACCAGACACACGTCTCTTCCATGAAGCACTTAATAGATTGGGATGTGCACCAGGGGAAGTCGTGTCCATAGGAGATACTCCAAGAAACGATATCCATGCACCTCAGAGCATAGGAATGAAAGCCATTCATGTACATGATGCATGGAAACACCACAGTTAA
- a CDS encoding glycoside hydrolase family 57 protein, which translates to MKAVCLCCEVHVPYDVKWYWPEEGYSKVEFENYFDQYKIYSRFEKFVPHILSINEALLESMDRGASYTFDISGIFLDQCRLHPAVIDSFRDLKNRGAELACSPYFHSVASLFPDKMELREQVKMHRMKLKELFKYEPKTFINSELLLAKDISPIISQMGFKCYISEGSENLLGKKEPVYVYVNDMPTLLRHIDLSEDIEDRFSDTEWVCYPLIADKFASWIANMDGDVVTLFFNYGSLIKHHKKQDNIIRFLIELPKSLQKHGIEMILPETAVDTFGHEPLETLKTNATSRYGLHNLVGNHIQHLYLYELIDIGKMLHEIRDSPGYHDLVYVYRCLQQSEILLEMGPENTHLGAERAVNVFSVISDLKRAILEEKK; encoded by the coding sequence ATGAAAGCAGTATGTCTTTGCTGTGAGGTACATGTACCTTACGATGTGAAATGGTACTGGCCGGAAGAAGGTTACTCTAAAGTGGAATTCGAAAACTATTTTGACCAATATAAAATTTATTCCAGGTTCGAGAAGTTCGTCCCGCACATTCTTTCGATTAACGAAGCATTGCTGGAATCGATGGACAGGGGAGCTTCATATACATTTGATATCTCAGGTATTTTCCTTGACCAGTGCAGATTACATCCTGCAGTAATTGATTCCTTCCGTGACCTCAAAAACAGAGGAGCTGAGTTAGCATGTTCTCCATATTTCCATTCAGTTGCATCCCTTTTCCCTGATAAAATGGAACTCAGGGAACAGGTTAAGATGCATAGGATGAAACTAAAAGAATTGTTCAAATATGAACCTAAAACTTTCATCAATTCTGAATTGCTTCTTGCAAAAGATATTTCTCCAATAATCAGTCAAATGGGGTTTAAATGCTACATCTCTGAAGGCTCTGAAAACCTTTTGGGTAAAAAGGAACCAGTATACGTTTATGTAAACGATATGCCAACCCTACTGCGTCATATTGATCTCAGTGAAGATATTGAGGACCGGTTCTCTGATACGGAATGGGTGTGCTATCCACTAATCGCCGATAAATTTGCATCATGGATAGCAAATATGGATGGTGATGTCGTAACTCTCTTTTTCAATTATGGTTCTCTAATAAAACATCATAAAAAGCAAGACAATATTATTCGCTTTCTCATAGAACTTCCAAAAAGTCTGCAAAAACACGGGATAGAGATGATATTGCCAGAGACAGCAGTCGATACTTTTGGACATGAACCTCTGGAAACACTTAAGACAAATGCTACCTCTCGCTATGGTTTACATAATCTGGTGGGCAATCATATACAGCACCTGTATCTCTATGAGTTAATTGATATCGGAAAAATGCTTCATGAAATCAGGGATTCACCTGGTTACCACGACCTTGTCTACGTATATCGTTGTCTCCAGCAAAGTGAAATCTTGCTGGAAATGGGACCAGAGAATACTCATCTGGGTGCTGAACGGGCAGTAAACGTTTTTTCCGTAATATCGGACCTCAAGCGTGCAATACTGGAGGAGAAAAAATGA
- a CDS encoding glycosyltransferase: MIEHKYIIIAGEEAGPKSNKMGGIWNVIDAEMKTLAAMLEDGTIDEESIPRIFVAGPYFDHSGVDWNKSLNRITDLKELDSYEPDEVIKNVFSKLVEEGIELVARSQKIKNIEIIFLAFKTSDYCRKTIQYKGRPTCLENKIKAEAYDLIQLDSRTYENMANGNEYTHYLNLSYAISEFVRNLVCIKEKNFQKKTNREASEFVTSVMPTRYVSLHCHEFGLFYAIARLEKLCVRVNSVATCHATIPGRAAGHRSIQKIRENDNSLDPNTPINMAELESLSSYADVVTAVGDSTRKELKLFYGIDSIVVRNGIELDAEKEEISWDKKNRCRKQIQDFLANRLHEVHDGVPLVPEKIIPIFSLSRIEIDNKGYPDLLDSLVLLDRMIRMKIESLRLDEDYRIVCFIVAAHGPKNNLPNHFPIDLPEEILIGSELRLQSMIMEKGLEAERLLGGDRHVGAVFYPQWLSSNDGGLNMTVDELMAGCIAGIFPSRYEPFLLTGLEAGKEATPSIVSKVCGFSDALKTLKRLVMGMGGVIVVDNINLPYIETLADYALTMEYFIETYTDDLLKYNLLCREASLLAHDMNWQKPVKDYYEILTGDKIE; this comes from the coding sequence TTGATTGAACACAAGTACATAATAATTGCCGGCGAAGAAGCCGGCCCAAAATCCAATAAAATGGGGGGTATCTGGAACGTAATCGATGCCGAAATGAAAACACTGGCTGCAATGCTTGAAGATGGCACGATAGATGAGGAATCCATACCCAGGATATTTGTAGCAGGTCCATATTTTGACCATAGCGGTGTTGACTGGAACAAGAGCTTGAATCGGATTACAGACCTGAAAGAATTGGATAGTTATGAACCTGACGAGGTAATTAAAAACGTCTTTTCAAAACTAGTGGAAGAAGGAATTGAACTCGTTGCCAGATCACAAAAAATCAAAAATATAGAAATTATATTCCTTGCTTTTAAGACCAGTGACTATTGCAGAAAAACCATCCAGTATAAAGGAAGACCTACCTGCCTCGAAAATAAGATTAAAGCAGAGGCTTATGACCTGATACAACTTGATTCCAGAACCTATGAAAATATGGCTAATGGTAATGAATATACTCATTATCTCAATTTATCCTATGCCATTTCTGAATTTGTACGCAACCTTGTTTGCATAAAAGAAAAAAACTTTCAGAAAAAGACTAACAGGGAAGCATCGGAATTTGTAACATCCGTTATGCCAACACGATATGTTTCATTACATTGTCATGAATTCGGACTCTTTTATGCCATCGCCAGACTCGAAAAGCTTTGTGTCAGGGTAAATTCAGTTGCTACATGTCATGCAACAATACCTGGCAGGGCGGCAGGACACCGCTCCATCCAAAAGATAAGGGAAAACGACAATTCACTGGATCCAAATACACCTATAAACATGGCAGAGCTGGAATCCCTATCATCATATGCCGATGTTGTGACTGCAGTGGGCGATTCCACGCGAAAAGAATTGAAGCTGTTTTATGGCATTGATTCAATAGTGGTACGTAACGGTATCGAACTTGATGCAGAAAAAGAGGAAATTTCATGGGACAAAAAGAACCGGTGCAGGAAACAGATACAGGATTTCCTCGCAAATAGACTGCATGAAGTACATGATGGTGTCCCTCTTGTTCCTGAAAAAATAATTCCTATATTTAGTTTATCACGCATTGAAATAGATAACAAAGGTTATCCTGATCTACTTGACTCACTGGTCCTTCTCGACAGAATGATAAGGATGAAAATTGAATCCTTACGCCTCGATGAAGATTACAGAATCGTTTGTTTCATTGTAGCTGCCCACGGCCCAAAGAACAATTTACCAAATCATTTTCCCATAGACCTCCCTGAGGAAATACTGATTGGTTCTGAACTACGTCTGCAAAGCATGATTATGGAAAAAGGACTTGAAGCAGAGCGACTTCTTGGTGGTGATCGGCATGTGGGTGCAGTATTTTATCCACAATGGCTGTCAAGCAATGATGGTGGCCTGAATATGACAGTAGACGAACTCATGGCAGGCTGCATTGCGGGCATTTTCCCTTCCAGATACGAACCTTTCCTGCTGACCGGACTGGAGGCAGGCAAAGAGGCAACCCCCAGTATTGTCAGTAAAGTATGTGGTTTCAGTGACGCCCTTAAAACCCTCAAGCGTCTGGTTATGGGTATGGGCGGGGTCATCGTAGTTGACAATATCAATCTGCCTTACATCGAGACCCTAGCGGATTACGCACTTACCATGGAATATTTCATTGAAACCTATACAGATGACCTGCTCAAATATAATCTCCTGTGCAGGGAAGCCAGTCTCCTTGCCCACGATATGAACTGGCAAAAGCCTGTAAAGGACTATTATGAAATCCTGACCGGCGATAAAATCGAATAA
- a CDS encoding glycoside hydrolase family 57 protein yields the protein MKAVCMYFELHQPYRLKWFWPDHSEGFERYFDTAINREIFEKVADKCYLPATKTMLQLIEQYEGDFRFSISVTGTLLSQCKKWNPKVIELFQALADTGCVEFLDETNYHSLAGLFDDKSEFIEQVREHHKLISETLGAKPLFFRNTELLYNNSIAKTVSEMGYSGILIEGVDGLVDTPNYVYNSKNCDLKVLLRNYKMSDDIGYRFSARWWSEYPLTASKWADWATHQEGEILNIFMDYETFGEHQWTETGIFDFLRELPGEVLERNLTFQTPSEIIGKYDPVGEIDVKDLSTISWADIERDTSAWLGNDMQRRCFEEVKLLEPYVKKTGDKELIKIWKHLLTSDHYYYICTKWLGDGDVHSYFSIHTSPYEAAINFMAIINDFKSQVFKNLAAKDKNIYT from the coding sequence ATGAAAGCAGTATGCATGTATTTCGAACTTCATCAACCCTATCGCCTTAAATGGTTCTGGCCAGATCATTCAGAAGGATTCGAAAGATATTTCGATACTGCGATAAACAGGGAAATATTCGAAAAGGTGGCTGACAAGTGCTACCTTCCGGCTACAAAAACCATGCTTCAGCTTATCGAACAGTATGAAGGGGATTTCCGCTTTAGTATTTCAGTTACCGGTACACTGTTGAGCCAGTGCAAAAAATGGAATCCGAAGGTCATAGAACTCTTTCAGGCACTGGCTGATACCGGATGCGTTGAATTTTTGGATGAAACGAATTATCATTCCCTGGCAGGGCTTTTTGATGACAAGAGCGAATTTATTGAACAGGTTCGTGAGCACCACAAATTGATTTCAGAAACACTGGGTGCAAAACCACTTTTTTTCAGGAATACAGAACTGCTCTACAACAACAGTATTGCAAAGACTGTCTCTGAGATGGGATATAGCGGCATACTCATAGAAGGAGTTGATGGGCTTGTAGATACTCCCAACTATGTCTATAATTCAAAGAATTGTGACCTGAAGGTGTTATTGCGTAATTACAAGATGAGTGATGATATAGGATACCGCTTTTCAGCACGCTGGTGGAGCGAATACCCTTTAACTGCCAGTAAATGGGCAGATTGGGCCACACATCAGGAAGGAGAAATTCTCAACATCTTCATGGACTATGAAACCTTTGGGGAACACCAATGGACAGAAACAGGCATATTTGACTTTCTTCGCGAGCTTCCCGGAGAAGTTTTGGAAAGAAACCTCACATTCCAGACACCTTCAGAAATTATAGGGAAGTACGACCCTGTGGGCGAAATAGATGTGAAGGATCTCAGTACTATTTCATGGGCAGATATTGAAAGAGATACCAGTGCCTGGTTGGGTAATGATATGCAAAGGCGGTGTTTCGAGGAGGTCAAATTACTCGAACCCTACGTGAAAAAAACAGGCGACAAAGAACTCATAAAAATATGGAAGCATCTCCTGACATCGGACCATTATTATTACATATGTACAAAATGGCTCGGAGATGGTGATGTACATTCTTATTTCAGTATTCATACCTCCCCATATGAAGCAGCCATCAATTTCATGGCAATAATCAATGACTTCAAATCACAGGTTTTCAAAAACCTTGCCGCCAAGGATAAAAATATCTACACGTAA
- a CDS encoding glycosyltransferase family 4 protein, translating into MALLKIGMFAWESLHSVKVGGLAPHVSELSENLVDLGHSVHIFTRNNDLEQHEKINGVHYHRVDHDSSGDIVHQMDSMCNSMYSMFQEVSGSYGDFDVIHIHDWHPVNVLCRIKRKYGLPSIITYHSTEWGRNGNVYSGGYHFEEISHREWKGGYEASHVIVTSLNFKKEIQHLYQIPDYKISVIPNGISQGRIKKEVDQGKIKTNFGFHPFAPVVLFVGRMSYQKGPDMLVEAIPKILERHWNVRFMFIGEGEMRPYCESSAKEHGVSDYCIFSGYASDEIRRDWINACDIMCVPSRNEPFGIVVLEAWDACKNIVATKAVDIIDNFENGVLVQQNPDSIAWGINYVLDNVHDDIMGRMGHDLINSKYEWKNIAKQTTEIYDNVVEKE; encoded by the coding sequence GTGGCACTTTTAAAAATCGGTATGTTTGCCTGGGAAAGCCTGCACTCAGTAAAGGTTGGAGGTTTGGCCCCTCATGTTTCAGAGCTGTCCGAAAATCTTGTTGATCTGGGCCATTCCGTCCACATTTTTACACGTAATAATGATCTTGAGCAACATGAAAAGATAAACGGTGTTCATTACCATCGTGTTGATCATGATAGTTCCGGGGATATTGTCCACCAGATGGACAGTATGTGCAATAGCATGTATTCCATGTTCCAGGAAGTATCAGGTAGTTACGGAGATTTCGATGTCATCCATATACACGACTGGCATCCAGTCAATGTTTTATGCAGGATTAAGAGAAAATATGGCCTACCCTCCATAATCACCTACCACAGCACTGAATGGGGCAGGAATGGAAATGTATACAGTGGAGGGTATCATTTTGAAGAGATATCGCACAGGGAATGGAAAGGCGGGTATGAAGCCTCACATGTGATTGTAACGTCTTTGAACTTCAAAAAAGAGATTCAACATCTTTACCAGATCCCCGACTATAAGATATCGGTCATCCCTAATGGCATATCACAGGGAAGAATAAAAAAGGAAGTTGACCAGGGAAAGATCAAAACGAATTTTGGGTTTCATCCCTTTGCACCTGTGGTTCTTTTTGTAGGACGTATGAGTTACCAGAAGGGGCCGGATATGCTTGTGGAGGCAATCCCAAAAATCCTTGAAAGACACTGGAATGTGAGGTTTATGTTTATTGGAGAGGGTGAGATGCGCCCATACTGCGAATCTTCTGCTAAAGAACACGGTGTTTCAGACTATTGTATCTTTTCGGGATATGCCAGTGATGAAATTCGTAGGGACTGGATCAATGCCTGTGACATCATGTGTGTCCCCAGCCGCAATGAGCCTTTTGGTATAGTTGTACTGGAGGCATGGGATGCTTGCAAAAACATCGTAGCCACAAAAGCTGTGGATATCATAGACAATTTTGAAAACGGTGTGCTTGTGCAACAGAACCCGGATTCAATAGCGTGGGGAATAAACTATGTGCTGGATAATGTACATGATGATATAATGGGACGTATGGGACACGACTTAATCAATAGTAAATATGAGTGGAAGAATATTGCTAAACAAACAACAGAAATCTATGACAATGTGGTAGAGAAAGAATAA